The nucleotide sequence GGCGGCCAGGACGGCGCACAGGCCGACGGCGCCGTCGCCGACCACGGCGATGGTCTTGCCGGGGCCGGCCTGCGCGGCGACGGCGGCGTACCAGCCGGTGCCGAGCACATCCGAGGCGGCGAGGTAGTCGGCCAGGCGGTCCGGGTCCGAGGGCTCACCCCCGGGCACCTTCACGAGGGAGCCGTCCGCGAGCTCGACACGCATGTACTGCGCCTGGCTGCCCGTGTACTCGCCGGCGTTGACGCAGCGGGACTGGTAGCCGGCCTGGCAGATCTCGCACGTGTTGTCCGAGAGCATGAACGAGCCGATCACGAAGTCGCCGACCTCGAGGGTGGCGACGTCCTCGCCCTTCTCCACGATCGTGCCGACGTACTCGTGGCCCATGCGCCGGTGGTCGACGTCGTTGTGGCCGCGGTAGGGCCACAGGTCCGAGCCGCACACGCACGCGGCGGCCAGCTTCAGGACCACGTCCGTGGGCTGGGCGACGCGCGGAGTGTCCACCTCCTCCACGACGACGTCGCCCGGCGCGCGCATGACGACCGCCTTCATCGTCTTGGGGATGGCAGGGGTGGCGGGGGTCTGTGCGGTCATGGTCTGTCCTCCGGTCTGGCCCGGCGGTCCGGGCGGTGTGCGGGGACCAGTCTTGCGCCCCTGAGCCGTGGAGACGACACATCGGCGACGCGGGCGGGGCCGGTGGATGACCGCGCGCCAGCGACATCACCGCCGGGCAGAACCGCGGTGATGTCGCTGGCGTGAGGTCGGCCGACACACCCCACTCGGCTCACAGCGAACGAGCACCGCCGGGCGTTACGCTGTGGTTCCCATCACATCCGACTCCCCCCGGAGGCCCGTCGTGACCCTCACCCTGCCCGCCCGCCTCGAGCGCACCGCCGCCGAGCATCCGCACTCCACCGCCCTGATCCTCGGCGAGAACCGCATGACGTACGCGGAGCTGCAGGACCAGTCCCAGCGCCTGGCCGGGCTCATGCGGCAGGAGGGCATCGGCCCCGGGGACCGCGTGGCGCTCATGGTGCCGAACATCCCGGCGTTCCCGGTGGTGTTCTTCGCGGCCCTGCAGCTGGGCGCCGTCGTCGTCCCGATGAACCCGCTGTTCAAGCGCCGCGAGATCGAGTACTACCTGGAGGACTCGGGCGCGTCGATGCTGTGGTCCGTGCCGTCCGAGGAAGCCGTGGAGGGCGCCCGCGAGCGCGGTGTGCCGCTGCGCACCCTCGGCGAGGACGGCCTCGCCCCGCACCTCGCGGAGAGCCCCGGCCCGGTGACCGAGACCGTCGAGCGGGACCTCGAGGACGACGCCGTCATCCTCTACACCTCCGGCACCACCGGCCGCCCCAAGGGCGCCCAGCTGACCCACCGGAACATGGGCACCAACGCGGACACCGCGGCGGAGACGCTGATCCAGCTCCAGCACGGGGAGACCGTGCTCGGCTGCCTGCCGCTGTTCCACGTCTTCGGCCTGACGTGCGCGCTCATGGCGCCCGTGACGATGGGCGCCAGCCTGGCGTTGATCCCCCGCTTCGATCCCGCCGTGGCCGCGCAGACCGTCCGGGAGCGCGCGGTGGACGTGTTCATCGGCGTGCCCACCATGTACGGGGCCGTGCTGGCCGCGGCCAAGGACCATCCGGAGGACCTGGCCAGCCTGCGCCTGGGCGTCTCCGGTGGATCCGCCCTGCCCGTGGAGTTGCTGCGCCGCTTCGAGGCCACCTTCGACTGCGAGATCCTCGAGGGCTACGGCCTGTCCGAGACCTCCCCGGTCGCGTGCTTCAACCATCCGGGTGAGGCGCATCAGCCGGGCTCGATCGGACGCGCCGTCCGCGGGTGCGAACTGCAGCTGGTGACGCCGGACGGGGCCGTCGTGTCCGAGGGCGACGAGGAGACCCTGGGCGAGGTGTGGATCCGCGGCGAGAACGTGATGAAGGGCTACTGGGGCAAGCCGGAAGCCACCGCCCAGGCCATCACCGAGGACGGCTGGTTCCGCTCCGGCGACCTCGCCCGGCGCGACGCCGCGGGCAACTACTACATCGTGGACCGCACGAAGGACATGATCCTGCGCGGCGGGCTCAACGTGTACCCGCGCGAGATCGAGGAGGTGCTCTACGAGCACCCGGCCGTCGCGGAGGCCGCCGTCGTGGGGGTGCCCCACCCGGAGCTCGGCCAGGAGGTCGCCGCGCACGCGGTGCTCGCCCCCGGCGCGCACGCCACGGAGGAGGAGCTGATCCAGCACGTGAAGGCGCGGGTGGCCCCCTACAAGTACCCGCGCACCGTGACCGTGCGGGACGGGCTGCCCAAGACCGCCACCGGCAAGATCCTCA is from Micrococcus luteus NCTC 2665 and encodes:
- a CDS encoding zinc-binding dehydrogenase, with amino-acid sequence MTAQTPATPAIPKTMKAVVMRAPGDVVVEEVDTPRVAQPTDVVLKLAAACVCGSDLWPYRGHNDVDHRRMGHEYVGTIVEKGEDVATLEVGDFVIGSFMLSDNTCEICQAGYQSRCVNAGEYTGSQAQYMRVELADGSLVKVPGGEPSDPDRLADYLAASDVLGTGWYAAVAAQAGPGKTIAVVGDGAVGLCAVLAAKTLGAEKVIVFSRHEDRAALAREFGADVVIAERGEEGAAQVRELTGGYGAHGVCEAVGTQGSMDQALASVRPGGYVGFVGVSHDQTLDGSDLFGREIHLEGGPAPVRRFLPELIERIQSGEIQPGRVFTARMPLDDAAEAYRAMDERREIKVLLEV
- a CDS encoding long-chain-fatty-acid--CoA ligase is translated as MTLTLPARLERTAAEHPHSTALILGENRMTYAELQDQSQRLAGLMRQEGIGPGDRVALMVPNIPAFPVVFFAALQLGAVVVPMNPLFKRREIEYYLEDSGASMLWSVPSEEAVEGARERGVPLRTLGEDGLAPHLAESPGPVTETVERDLEDDAVILYTSGTTGRPKGAQLTHRNMGTNADTAAETLIQLQHGETVLGCLPLFHVFGLTCALMAPVTMGASLALIPRFDPAVAAQTVRERAVDVFIGVPTMYGAVLAAAKDHPEDLASLRLGVSGGSALPVELLRRFEATFDCEILEGYGLSETSPVACFNHPGEAHQPGSIGRAVRGCELQLVTPDGAVVSEGDEETLGEVWIRGENVMKGYWGKPEATAQAITEDGWFRSGDLARRDAAGNYYIVDRTKDMILRGGLNVYPREIEEVLYEHPAVAEAAVVGVPHPELGQEVAAHAVLAPGAHATEEELIQHVKARVAPYKYPRTVTVRDGLPKTATGKILKRELTPAG